AACCGCAACCGCTCGGCGTACTACGTGGTGGAGGACGCGGTGCCGGCGGGCTTCACGCCGCTCGTCGAGGACAAGGAGTACCGGGCGGCTCCGCACGAGCTGCCCCTGGCCCCCGAGGCGCTCAAGCGCCGCTCGCTCAGCCCCCAGCGCGCCACGTTCTTCTTCGAGGAGCCGGCGTGGTGGAGCGACAGTCCGCGCACGGTGGGGTACGTGATGCGGGCGCAGTTCGTGGGCACCTTCTCCGCGCCGCCCGCCGTCATCGAGGACATGTACGTCACGAGCATCCGCGGCCGCACGGGCACGGACGTGCTGAAGGTGGAGGCCTCGCGGACGGACGTGGGGCCGGGCGGAGGAGGGTGAGGCGGTGATGGGGTGGGCCGCGGTCACGGCCGTCCTGCTGGCGGCCACCCCCGTCTTCGTCACCCGCGGAGACGTCACTCCCGAGGCGGCGCTGCGCTCCGAGGCGGAGGCCACCTGGCGCTCCCTGGAGGCGCGCTACGTGGCCGAGGCGGGAGGCGCGCCCGCCCGGGCACCGGCCACCGTGCTGCTCAAGCGTGGGGAGACGCTGTTGCCCTCGCGCAACGGGCAGGGCCGGCCGGGGGTGGTGGAGCTGCGGCAGGAGCGCGCCGGGGTGCTGGACGCGCGGCTGCGCGTGGCGCTCCGGCACGAGCTGGCGCACCAGCTTCTCTGGTGGGCCTGTCCGGCATCGGCGGAGGATCGGTTGTTCCACGAGGCCTTCGCGCTGGCGGTGAGCGGCGAGCTGGCCGAGTGGCGCGAGGCACCCTACCAGTCGCTGGCGAGCGCCTCGGTGGAGCTGGCGCGGAGCCCGGACGTGGACACGCCGAGGGCGCGCCGGGCGCTGGCGCGCGTGCTGAACGAGGACGCGGGCTTTCCGAGGGCCCTGACACGGCGGCTGCGGCGGTGCCAGGAGGGGACGCGCTGGACGGTGCCTCTGTCCGTGGGGGAGCTGGCCGGACACGCGGAGCGGAGCGCCGCCCAGGCCACGGTGGTGCTCAGCCGGCACTCGGGCGAGGTGCTCTTCTCCGAGGGGGCGTTTCGCACGGCCATGCCCTACGGCTCGACGCTCAAGCCCTTCGTGGTGGCGGGGAGCACGGTGGCGCCTCCGGTGCTCGCGCCCCGGGCGGAGGTCGCGGAGTGGGTGTGCGGCGAGCGGATGCCGGAGCGGATGGACGTGAAGACGGCGCTGTTGCGCTCGTGCAACGGCTACTTCCTGGACTGGGAGGGGAGGGGGAGCGCGCCGAGGGCCTTCGGGGCCTGGGGCGCGGTGCTGTCGGCGGTGGGCCTGTCGAGCGAGCCGCTGGACATGGCGGACGCCATCGGCCTGCGCGCGACGCTGAGCCTGTCTCCGTGGGGGCTGGCGCAGGCGTACCGGTTGCTGGCCGAGGCGCGGCCGGACCTCATGGCATGGCTCGCGGACAACGCGGCGCGGGGGACGCTGTCGGAGCTGCCCGCGTCGAAGGACTACGCGGGGGTGGCGACGAAGACGGGCACGGTGCGGGACGCGGAGAGCCGGCCGGTGCTCGGGTGGATTGTCGCGGTGGACGCGGACCTGGTGGCGGTGGTGGCGAGGCCGGGGAAGATGCCGCGGGCCTTCGCGGACGAGGTGCCCCGGTTGCTCGCGCGGGTGAGGAGCCAGCGCGGGGGACTGGAGGCGGCGCGGGTGCAGGTGCTGGGGCTGGTGTCCCCGGACGTGCTCGAGGCGCGGTGCCCGGGAGCGGGTTTCGTGCTGGAGGACGGCACGCCGCGGGCGGTGTCGGGAGACTTCACGAAACTGGAGCCGCGGGTGAAGAAGGGCGGAGCGGTGTGCCTGGGCAGTCCCTGGCGGGTTCGCTTCCCCGAGGTGCCCGCGGGCCGCGACTACGCGGGGGTGCTCACCTGGTCGCCGCCGCCGCCCTACGCGCCTCCGGCGGGCGTGCCCACGAGTCCCACGGCGCTCAAGGCGAGGCGGGGCTCGGCGTATGTCTTTCGCACCACGCGGCTGCAATACACGGCCGGGGTGGTGACGGCGGAGGACGCGGCGTTGAAGGGGGAGGCGAGGGTGGCGCTGGCGCGGGTGGTGGCGCACAACGAGCGGCACGCGGACAGCCGCCATCCGGGCCGGCCCCTCTGCGATACGACGCATTGCCAGTCCTTCCAGGGCACCGTGCGCATCGCGCCCGAGGACGCGCGGGCACTCCGAGCCCCGGCACTGCGCTGGCGCGAGTGGCTGACCTTCTCCAAGGGAGGAGCGGAGCCCTGGACGCAGACGCGTGCTCGAGCCCAGGTGGAGTCGCTCTTGGGCCGGGGCGTGACGGCGGTGCGTTTCGCCAAGGGGCGCGTGCATTACCTGCGCACGAGGAACGAGGGCGGAGCGGTGTTCGACGCGCCCGAATCCCTGCCCTGCGAGGTGCTGCGCTCCACGCTGAAATTGCCCGCGTGTCCCCGGAGCGCCGCCTTCGAGGGCACGCGCGTCACGTTCCAGGGACAGGGCCAGGGACATGGCGAGGGGCTCGACGTCGAGGCGGCGAAGGCGAGCGGGGCCCCACAGGAACAACTCCTGGAGGCCGCCTACGGCGCCCGGTGAGTGGGAGAACGCACCCTTCCCAGGACATCACCGAAGGAGGGAGAGGCGTGGTCAGCAAATGCGGACGCAGCTGCTCTCGCAAATGGAACGCTGCGCATTGCAGATTTCGATCCCCACCCTGGTGTTGCCGGAGCTGTTCAAGCACCGCTGGAACTGCGGGTTGCAGGTCGAACAGCAGTTTCCTGTCGGCAGTTGGGCCGCTTCA
The sequence above is drawn from the Cystobacter ferrugineus genome and encodes:
- a CDS encoding SpoIID/LytB domain-containing protein, with protein sequence MGWAAVTAVLLAATPVFVTRGDVTPEAALRSEAEATWRSLEARYVAEAGGAPARAPATVLLKRGETLLPSRNGQGRPGVVELRQERAGVLDARLRVALRHELAHQLLWWACPASAEDRLFHEAFALAVSGELAEWREAPYQSLASASVELARSPDVDTPRARRALARVLNEDAGFPRALTRRLRRCQEGTRWTVPLSVGELAGHAERSAAQATVVLSRHSGEVLFSEGAFRTAMPYGSTLKPFVVAGSTVAPPVLAPRAEVAEWVCGERMPERMDVKTALLRSCNGYFLDWEGRGSAPRAFGAWGAVLSAVGLSSEPLDMADAIGLRATLSLSPWGLAQAYRLLAEARPDLMAWLADNAARGTLSELPASKDYAGVATKTGTVRDAESRPVLGWIVAVDADLVAVVARPGKMPRAFADEVPRLLARVRSQRGGLEAARVQVLGLVSPDVLEARCPGAGFVLEDGTPRAVSGDFTKLEPRVKKGGAVCLGSPWRVRFPEVPAGRDYAGVLTWSPPPPYAPPAGVPTSPTALKARRGSAYVFRTTRLQYTAGVVTAEDAALKGEARVALARVVAHNERHADSRHPGRPLCDTTHCQSFQGTVRIAPEDARALRAPALRWREWLTFSKGGAEPWTQTRARAQVESLLGRGVTAVRFAKGRVHYLRTRNEGGAVFDAPESLPCEVLRSTLKLPACPRSAAFEGTRVTFQGQGQGHGEGLDVEAAKASGAPQEQLLEAAYGAR